The genomic DNA tattatatattgagtttcacacattttttataaatgatattACATCTAAATGAAAGATTCCAAGTTCTagtattttaaataatatttttagatttttaaaaatttatctactatttatttttatttaaatcaaagaaaataatcaaaaaaataaaaataaatagttgataaaatttaaaaaatctaaaaatattatctaaaatagtgGAACTCGGAacctttcatttggatgtaatatcattcataaaaaatgtgcgaaactcaatatataatacttttaagaatttcgactaacgatagagtgatatttttgatacaaatttttaaatgagTGACACATTTGAGTCTGTTTTGTAatcagtgactcacttgataTATTTGGACGTAATAAGTGACCTACTTGATAATTAACCCCTTAACTAAGGACAATCTGCCAGCTTGATTCAAACTGTCTCTCTTCCAGCTGActaattttcctttaaatttaTCTACCATGGGCTTCCAGAAAATAGCTTTTAGCACTAACACCAATTTGACTCCCCAAATACAGTAGAGGCCAAGAACCTACTTTGCAACCCAACTACCCTGCAAAAGACAACAATTCCTTCTCTGGAATATGACAAGAATAAATGGCActtttttgaaaatttattgtCAAACCAGATAGCAGCTGAAAGCACTGAAGAGCCCTCTTAATACCCCAGATGGAACTAACATTTCCCTGCAAGAATACTATTGTATCATCAGCATACTGTAGACGAGTGATACATTTACATGTCCTGCCCAATTGAACACCTTCAATCAACTCCAATTCACTAGCTTTGGtaatcattttattcaaaacttcTCTTGCCATATTGAAGAGCATTGGTGATAAAGGATCACTTTGCCTCACTCCACTTGACATCTTGAATTCCGAGGTAGGAGAACTATTCACCAAAATAGATAATCTAATTGTTTTAAAAAGGCCTTTCATCCATTGGACCCATCAGCTCCCTAGCTCATCAACTccattgttttaaataaaaaaattccaATTCACAGTATCAAAAGCTTTTGCAAAGTCTAATTTCAAAATCAGACCTCTACTCATCCTAAATCTTATGGAGTGATAGACCTCATTCACTACAAAAATACTTTTAGTTGCTTGCCTTCATTTCACAAAATCAAAATGGCTCAATCCAATTAACTTGTTATAAACAGAACTAAGCCTAGTAGCCAACATTTTAGTCAGAATCTTAACAGAACTGTTAATGAGACTTATTGGTCTAAAATCACTCTATTTGGAAGGTACCTTCACTTTTGGAACCAAGACTATAAATGAGGAATTAAAACCCTTGGGAAGAATACCTGAATTAGAAAAAAGTTGAACCCTTCCAAAATTTTGTCTCTCAGAAAAGACCAAAATTCTTTAATATATTTCATATTGAAACCATCAGGACCAGGGGCTTTATCATTGCTGAAAGACTTTAAAGCCAAATCCAACTCCATTAAATCAAAATCTCTTCCTAAAAAACTCACCTCCTCCTCACTTAATCTTTTTTCTATGAGTGAGTCCAGCTCAAATAAAGTTAACTTCTGGGAGTTATAAATACTTCTGAAGTATTTAAAGAAAGCATAACTAGCCTGCTTTTGATCATTTAGCACCTCCCCCCCCCCACCTCAACTTCATCAATTCTATTTATGCACTTTCTCTTCTGAATTACCTTATGGAAAAACTTAGTATTTTTATCTCCTTCCAAGTTCCAATTCATCCTTGCCTTTTGCCTTAGCATAGATTCCTTCTTATTATAACATGCATTCAAATCTTCATTACATTTGAGAACTTTGACCCCCCCCCCCAATGtgattattataaaaaaaaactCTAATTTATCTTTTAACTGCTCAATCTCAACTTTTAGCTTATTCCTAGCCCCCTTACACCATTGCTTCaacctaattttaaaattcttcaGCATAAGTTGAAAGTTTTCCTGACATCCACTCTCCTGATAATGCTTCCAAAAGCTCCCCATGTCTTTCCTAATCCCTTCCTCCTCAAGCCACCAATCAAATGTCCTGAAAGGTTTAGGAGCACAACTAACTTGCTTAGCAGTTAACATAATTGGTCTATGATCAGAAATCATTCTATTCAAAGCAAACACTTCCCATCTTTCCATAGCAAACCAATTGTCATTAACTAAGAACCTGTCCAACTAACTACACTTTCCAAAAGGCCCAAACCAGGTAAAGTTTTTATTGATAAACCCAATATCACAAAGATATCATCCCTAATGAAAGACTTAAACCCCAAAAGATTCATTCTCCTATACTTTCAATCTACACTCTCCCCATCATCCTTGATACTATTAAAATCTCCAATAATACAAATCATTTCACTAGCTGCAAGTCTCAAAACCTCTGCGAGCTCTCCCCACAAGGATCTTTTACCCTATAAGTTCAATGGTCCATACACATTCACCACATTTAAGATATCACCAGTAGTTATGCATTTAAGTTAAACCCACTGTCAGGTCTTACTATAAGCTACTCCTAATTCCAGACAATACAATTTATCCTAAGTTAAGACTAATCCTCTTGACATATCATCCGAGTTTTGTACCAACCAACCAACTTGATCACTATTTACAAATTGCACCCTCCCGAAACTTATTCCAACTTACACATTTTGTTTCCAGAACACACAACACATTAATCCCCTTTTCTCTAACCAAGTATTTAACCATTCTTCTTTTCACTCTATTACCAAGCCCTCTACAACTTCCAGAAATTATTTTAACATCTTTTACTGACATTTGAACTTTTATCAACTAACAAGCAATAAGTTTTACACACAATCAATAACTTACAATTCCCCATGCTGCAGCTAAACAAATTCTTTTAAGTACCAATTCCTTATCATCTGCAACAGCTAATCCCATCTGCTCAAGCATTCCACTATTTCTCTAGAAACCTCTTCCtttgatttttctattttttctgAGATATTTTCCAAACCACCTTCAAACCCCAAACAAGGACCTAACCTCCTATTCTTACCAAATTTCCTTCTATTGCCTAATTTAAAACATCCTTTCAAATAAAAAAGATTCTTGTATTTTTTGCATCTTTTCTTTGATCTACCCACTCCTTTGACTTTAAGCTTGTCAATTCCTATAAAAAGAGCTCCATGAGATTGCTCAACTAAGCCTATAATCTCTGTACTAGAAGATCTTACCTCTAATTCTTCCTGACAGGAAGACTCAGAACTTATAGGATTTCCTCTATTAAGTTGAACAAAATCCATCCTTGGATCTCCTTCCAAAGTTCCAAAGCCTCTTCACCAATCACACACAATTTATTATCAACCAATTCCTTCGACTGTGAAGAATGCATCATCTGTGGTTCAAATAATGTCTTTTCTAAATTCGGTTCTATCAAGCTTAAAGCAACATTACCCTTCTCTGCAATATTTTCAACAACTGAGTAAGACTCTCCCACCTCTCTAGAATCTCTCTTTTTATCCACCTTTGATTGTTTACCCATGAATTCCACGCTCTTACTCTTTTCTTTAGTAGCAACTTCCAAAACACTGCTAGAATCATTCATAGGTTGAATCTTATTCTTTAATTTCTCCAAATCTGTCACCTGAACAAATTTAATTGGAAAAATCTTGCCCTTAACTAAGATATTCATTTTTCCTTCAATGCTTTCTAATCTATTAGTAGAAAGACATACAATCGGATCAAAAAACTTAATTTCCCCATCCTTCTGATATGACCAACTTATCCACTCCCCTAACCATCTGGCATAACcctttatattttattttaaccaTGCATTCATAGGAATCCCATACGATTGCAACCAAACTGTCCTTGGCACAACTAAATCTTTTTCACCAAAATATCTTATATTACTAAACATTTGTTGAATGTCTCAATCCCAATATCCTCCCAACTCTTCTCACTCATATTTGCAAGCAAGAATTTCCTAGAGGTTAAAGCAATCACATTAATCTCCAAAACTCCTTCTGCCCTTATTTTGCTCTGTAAGGACCTAGCTGTATCTTCAGCTTTAGAATAGGCAACCTTAGTATCAAATAAGTATTCCTCAACAGCTTTGTCAATTACAGCTTCGATGTACTCAAACATCTTCGTCCCATATTCTTTACTTACCTTCTCACTCTTCTTATTATCCTTAAAATCCACCCCTTTCTTAATTCTGTTATCGAGCCTCTCTTTAACCTCATTATGCCTATCTAGAGTCTTTTGCCGATTTTCCAATCTACTATCTCCCGCATTTGAACTCCCAACACCTTGTCTTCCATTGAGACTCATTTTAATCTTCAAACCTAAATCCCTCTTTTCATTTGCATTTAAAATTATTGTCCCAGCATCTATTTTCGAAGATGTCTTAATAAAACCAAATCTTCTTCCTTTCTTGTGCCTCTTCCTAGGTAAGATAATGTCTAGAACCTTACCCGTATTCTTAAAACATTCCCAGATCTCCCAAACTTGCGCCTTATTTGGTATATCATTTAGAAAGATCATGAAACTTGAAGAGGGGCTAACCTTTCTCTTATTCTTCTTATTCTGAACCACTTGCCACTCCCCTTCTTCACACACCACTTTATCATTTTTTACACTATTATCCCCATCCTTCAACACCTGAGCATAAGTTTTCGAGCTTTCCAAGGACTTACTTTCTACTTTACCCTTCTCTCTCCAGTTCAATCTTCCCCTGGCCTTCAATGACCTCCAATTAATCTGATTAAGTGCTTCCGTCACCATTTGTTTCCCACCTATGAAGAAACTAGCACTTATCTCTTTGTCCAACAAATCTCTGTGTGATACAAAATCCTTGAGAATCTGCTCACCAACCTCATCTCTATTCTTTCTTGCCTGAAGAACCTTACCACCCACCTTAGTTCCATTAACCttagcttgattaatttgaaTCTTCTTCGCGTTGCTAGTGCTAAGAGAGCCGTTAATTTTGGAGAGAGACCGCCATTTTTATACTTTACCTAATTTATCTACTTATTACTTTTAAGTCACTTAttgattttaaatcataaattacttattttaaaaaaatttaaacacGCGACGGGCAACTTATAATTTACTTATTGACCACAACTTAGTAATAGTTAATTTCACACGCATATATATACACGATAAAGTGTTAATTTAGAGAATATGTTACGATATCATACTATACTTAAATATTATTCAAAATTCAAAGTCCAAGACACTTACGTACTctatattttttttaaagaaattaATGTGGTAGGGAAAGTGGTTAAAATCAGTTTCTACCGAAAAGAAGAAATTGATCTATATAAAATATCTATTGATTACACTGCCTATAATACATATTTTGTATCGAATCTTGAACAAGtgttgctttgaaaatttggtgACATAGAGGTTAAACAATTCAAATTACAAACCGAAATCAGTAAcgattatattatatatttaagcCCGCGTCGTCTGGGGATAAATCTACGCCTAATTCATGTAAAGACAATGTCAATCTGCATTCTCATCAGTATGCTGTCGTCAGCCTGCTAGCCTAAAACGATATAAAAGCTACATTTTTGACTTGACATGAACTTGAGAGGGGTCAGTGTGGATTATTAAGTCTTTATTTATGGTAGATTATCTATCGTTATTGTCTTCTTGACTGTTCGGAAGCGACAACATAATAGTATACTAATAATCGGATGATGCTGGAAATACATAATTGGCTATCCGACCTCCTCTGCCCCGTTCATATAACATGTTAACATGAACAAGATGACCTGTGGTTTTCAGCTCATGCTTTCTGTGCATATTAAACCATAAATACTAATGCAGGTGTAATATATTTTCGGGATTTTACCTTATGCCTCATGCTCTCTCTGCATTTTAAACAACACTCATGCAGGCAATTGCAAATCTCTGTAATACGCACATACATATTTTAACTTCAAAACCCTGCAATCACGACCCTGACGTACCCTCTGCACTTAAACCTACAATTTGCATATATGCATGCATGCAGCGATAATCGTTTGACAGAGTCGCTTATTATCTATGTAAAACTGTGTATGTAGTTTATATTATATACTCGTATGAGAGAAAAGTGTGAATTTATTAAAGAATTGACAGTGTCTCCAAAGTCATTACCAAATATGGTTTAGCTGTTTAAGTGAGTATGCTGGTCCCAATTTTTGACAATTCCTGTTCAATGCACAACTTAAACAGCAATTTCCCCGAACTTTCAAACAGGTAAAACAAATCAAATCATGTCTTTAGCTTTAATTAATTATGTGCACATCATGTCGTGTACTACAGAACTACTGCTATATTCTTTTCATGTCTTAATTATAGCTGATTTGATCAACCAATCAAACTTCTTTCCGgatctctctctttttcttatttgtaaaattaaaaaaaataaaacaaacaaAAATTGCCTTGCGATTATTAGGTCGCGTATGCAGTAATTCTTTAGATTGGTTCAATATAGTTAGGCAACCTGCCTTGCTAACATTTAAGACAGGACCCTAGCTAGTTTCATCCTATAAATACCAAGCCCCTAAACTGTTAAGATCATAACACACTTCTCAGTAGTTGATTATATTGTAATCGTAGGACTATTCTCTATTTCAAAAGAATGGCTTCCTTGTCTTCTCAATTGTCTGTAATGGCTTTGGTCTTTCTAGTTCTCTTCATGGAAAATTCCTCAGCTCAACTTTCATCTAATTTTTACTCCAAGTCTTGTCCAAATCTATTGCAGACTGTGCAATCCGCAGTTAAATCTGCAATCGCAAAAGAAACCCGAATGGGAGCATCGCTTCTTCGCTTGTTCTTCCATGATTGCTTTGTCAATGTAATTTCAAACTTGTTCTAGTATACATTAATAAATTATATTGTATACTTAGTTACATGATTAAGTGAATCAAAAATGTAAGTTGTATGAATTATAGTGACATTTCTAAATTTTTGTTACCTGATAGGGATGTGACGGATCAATTCTACTAGACGATACATCTTCATCCAAAGGCGAGAAAACTGCAGCTCCAAATTTTAAATCTGCCAGGGGATACGAAGTGGTAGACAAGATAAAGAAAGCTGTTGAAAAGGTGTGCCCAGGCGTTGTGTCATGCGCTGATGTACTAGCTATTACTGCTAGAGACTCAGTTACTATAGTAAGTCTTCAGAATCAGTACACAGTgtacatgttaattgttatatgaGTATGTCATTCATGTATTAATAATAGCCTGGTTTTTATAATTTCACAGCTAGGAGGACCTAACTGGACCGTAAAACTTGGAAGAAGAGATGCGAAAACAGCAAGCCAAGGTGCTGCAAATAACAGCATTCCTGCTCCTACATCTAGTCTCAGTTCCCTTACTTCAAGATACAATGCTCTTGGCCTTTCTGCTAAAGATATGGTCGCCTTATCTGGTTAATTACTTTTCTGATCTATTTAGTTTAGAGACATATATGTTATCTACAAACAATAAATATGACCTACTAGACTAATTACTGATTCACTTATGATCAGGGGCTCATACAATTGGGCTAGCAAGGTGCACCAGCTTCAGAGCTCGAATATACAACGAAACAAACATAGACTCTTCATTTGCTCAAACAAGACAGAAAAAATGTCCAACATCCTCAGGGGACAACAAATTGGCACCTCTGGACCTCCAATCCCCTACAGCTTTCGACAACAGCTATTTCAAAAATCTTGTGAATAATAAAGGTCTTCTCCACTCCGACCAAGTACTGTTTAACGGCGGATCAACTGATTCGATTGTTAAAAAATACAGTAGCAGCCAAAGCAGCtttgcttctgattttgctgCAGCAATGATTAGAATGGGGGATATTAGCCCACTCACTGGCTCAAATGGAGAGATCAGAAAGAACTGCAGGAAGAAAAATTAAGAGTGTACGCTCATTGCATGATTTCTCAAGGGTTAATTAATCTGTGTGCTTTACGTAATTTTTGTGTTTGCACGTATTATTTCCTTTTTAAAAAGGGTAGGATGGTCATGTAAGACCATACTCGCCAGTGGCCAGCAAGAAACTCAGTTTCTTATTCCATACTTCAGTTTGTTTACTTTTACTTTTTTTTTGTCAGAATGGACAATTTCCGTGATAAAATTTTGAAACACAATAGGAGTATATTTTTTATTAGTGAAATTTATTATTTAACCGAAAATCATGTAAATTGCATCTGAACACTTGGATAATAAAATTTTAATGTCTGGAATGGTAAACTCACTAAAAAAAGTCTCACTAAAACGGTAATAGAGTAAAATTTTATGGTTTTATACAAAattaatactccctccgtcctttggattgtttatattttttagagacagcataatatatatataaagtatagttctgaatattttttttacaattttatttttcagaataaaaattaaaatatttaatttttattcagaaaaaaaataatttaaaaataggttacataactatattttttatgtcggacactttttaaaaaaatgtacACCAATTGGAAGGTACAGAGGGAGTAAGAATTAGTGTCTTCTAATATAGTTGTAAAAATGttatcaaaattaaaattaaactgtCTTGTACTTGAAGATCCTTGCTAAATAATTGTGATGTTAAGTCTGAAAATTAAAAGGTATATATTGGAACATCTTCCAATCATgctaaaaataaaaacaaatgaaatatggaatatattaattaaaattataatctATAATAATTTATTTGAAAAACGATTTTACAAATAATAAGACATTAAAATAAAATGAGATCCAGACACAAAAATTCCTATAAAAGGACCCAAAAATTTCTATACATTGAAACTTACCATTTATGATTAATATAGATTTTGGAGTATATTGTTCCTTTTGGTTTCTATCTTTCCTTCTGCATGCTTATTTGATATTATATGCATGCCTTTCATTTTCCAGTTTTTACTATTTCAATTTGTACAGAAACTTAATGCACTTTTTATAATAAACAGAATAAATGCCGCTGGATCCTTAAAATGGGATTGAAAATTTTGCGCAAACAGACATGTgataaacttttattaaaatgaatTCCTATATTCTCATAAATATCATCAATTAAAATATCTTATCTCACTTATAACATTATTTTATAACTTTGTTGTGACTAATTCTTTTACATGTATCAATCATAAATGCCTACAAGACTGGAACTTAGCTTAAACGAATCCTAGATTAGAGAAGTAGAAAACTAGGTAAAAAAAAACTCACATATATTGACATGGATATCAATCAATAAACAGATTTCACAATACCACATTACTAATATCatatcattttataataatttttggTGTCTAATTTTGTATGCAAGAATTACTTTTTTGCATAATATAATCAATTTAGTTAGGTTTTAAAGAGTTTTTAATATATTTGGATAAACATCATATTTAATTTTGACGAATTCTTTGTAACTTGGTGTCGCGTTCAGTCATGTTCAGTGACAGAAGAAATATCTACCCATAATAAACTTCTTGCTACTAGCTACCTAAGGCTAGTTATTCCGTGTAAAATCCCCAGATATTATTAATGTTTCCGAGTTGTGAGCACATGCAGAGGCTTAGACGTATAGTGATATAGTTAAGAGCTAGCACATCAACTTAACTTTTTTCCAATCATATTTGATTACCTGCAATTTAATTAGAAATTATAATGTCACTTAATTAGGAGGATTGGATGACATACTCCATCTAGTCCAGGTTTTTCACTTTCATTTATTTAGACTTTCATTTTCAGGATATTTTTTTCAGTtgtttatattttaaatttttttaaaagtagtaatatttttataatttaaataataattgtATTCAGTATTTACTCCACTATACTCACTttatacataaaatattaattggTCCTATCATTTTACTTACTTTTTTAACTTTGTTTTATTTCTACGGAGAGAATACTAGTTAGGTACCAAAATTTGAAATTTGATCATGTGATTGATGATTTGATATATTTTTATTAGTAAAATTTATGTGAATGCATTAATTTACTAGTATTAAGTTATTGACAGTCAATAATATTACAACATGTCACATGTCtcaatttaaatccataattatggatttaaattggGACTTATTCTTATTTTCTATGTATTCTCACGAGCTTTAAACAGTTAAATTAATTTAGTATTTCAAACTTTCAAAAAAGAAATTTGCATGTATATATTTATTTGGACAAGGAAAATGATTTTTGGATATATTTGGAAAAAAAAGACGTGTTACGTAATAGTAGATGATAAAGTACTTGTACCAAATGTTTAATTATGAAATAACAGGTCATCAATAGATTAATAAATTATTACATCTTTGCGGGGATGCATCTCATACTTGAACAATCAAGGTCTATTCATAGTTGCTTGGTGAAAACTCGGAAAAATCCAAGGAATTGAAGATTATAAAATTGGTTCAAAATAGTTATAAAATATAATATGTCATacttttatttgttaaataaaaaTGGATCCTCTTTATTCATATCAATAACATTAATTCAATTAATCCAGCCACATCAGTCATCATTAACACTaactttttataatttttttatgtcTCTACCGTTAGACTAATTATAATTTCATTTGGATTTCCAACATATAAATTTTtgaagattaagacaaaacaaacAAAATTTAGAAAGGAGCATGAGGAACATTTTGATCCGGCTCAAATGCATGTATGTAGACTACCACAACCACAAGTAGATAATTGTCGGCTCAGAAGATGATGAAAAACGAGTACCTTTAACTAACGTCAGGATAGATGATTAAGCCATATTAACTAATCAGAGATGTGGAAATTTGACTTTGTGACAAACAACTACAAAATAAAATTGACAAGTCAAGGTGTAGTAGTTTGCAGTTTAGCCCTTTAATTGTAGTTTATAACGTATCCAGTTTGGTATTGTTGTTATAGACCGCTACAGCCCGCTCAAAAGTTGTTAGGTGTTTGGTAATTTCTAAAATGTCTATTTTTAACTTTTGCAGGAAGTAGATATCAGTTTTATCATCAAatcttttcaaaaatattatttttatatattatatctcaattTTTGATAGCACTTTTTTAACCAGCACGGCAGTTTTTAACACCAGTTGGGACCATAATATAAGTTAGCTGTTGAATAACCGTGTTTCCTGAGCAGTTTGTTATCTAACATATTAAACAACATTTTTTTGGAGATTTTGGTTACGTAAATAATAACATAAACTATGTGAACACACGTTTGTATATGCAAGGTCAAACTTAttgtatttttaaatattatagaTAGAAGGATACAATTCCCTCGCTACTGAACTAGCTTGACTAGCTCAACGCTGCCATGCATGGTCAATATATAGAAAAAGAACTGGAACAATTGCTGAAGAGAAGTATAATCATTTCTTTATTTATCTGAATGACTCAGATATCTATCTATTTTTAGTCTCCGGGTGTTTATGATTTGTACTAAGCGCATTGCTTCTGTATATAAGATGTTCTGGCATGCCCAAGCAAATATGGTAATTAACTTAACATGTCCAACACTCCTGCCATGCATCTAATTATGGTTGATTAATTGTACTAACTTAACTTGTACATCTACAAGATGTTTAGTAAGCTTTTTCTGCATACAAAAATGCTGTCGtttcataaaaaaattaaagataATTTGAAAAAGCCTTGCACAGTCTAAGATGGTAAAACTACAATGAAAATGTTCTTAGACAGGGTCATACATAACATATAAGACGGGTTAAATGGCAGTTAGGTCACTCAACTCACTACTAACTTTCAGTTGGGTCATCCAACTCAAAAAGTTCTCATTGAGGTCATAtgtgaattaaaaatattcatttaagTCATTGTACTCGTTTAAAATTTCACGTCTGTTAACTCGCGTTGACAATAGACGGAAGTCCGTCTATTGCTGCCAGATAAGTGCCAGGTGAGTGCCAGATCACATGCCACGTCAGTGAAATGACCCAGCCCAGTTAGCAAACCCAGCCCATCTACAAACCCGTTTCTATTATAACCCACCCTCTTATAACAAAATTCCCCAAAATTACTTACTTGATAACAAAATCCCTAACTGTACACACACCCAAATCCATTCTATTGTAAACCTAATTTCGGAGATGGTTCGAACTCGATCAAGAGTTGAAGTTCGTATAATTGAAGAACCAAATGATGAAGACGAAATTGTGATTGAAGATGATGACGCTGACATAGAGGATGAAGTGGATGAAAATGCAACCACCGGAGAAGAAACAACGTAAGTAATTACCCGTCTTGTGTTTTTTAATTATTAGGATGCTTCAATTAGGGTTGAACCCGTCCTGTTTTTTTCTATTTTATTAGAATGTTATGTACCTGTGTAAATTAGGGTTCTTTAATTATTTACTTACATTTAACAGGGATAATTTGTATAATGTTATATTATACTATGGAGGTCATTTTGTGCATGTTCCTTATCAATCGTACACAAGTAATATGAGAAAACTTTATAAGCGTATTGATTTTGAGAAGCTTAGTATTGATGATTTGAAGAAATTATTTAGTGGTCCTGTTGGTGAGTTTGATTCCCTGTACTTTAGAACTCCTGAACTTAAGATTTATTTGCTTAATGCTGAATCGAAGCCAGTACTAATTGAGTTGGGTAAGGAATGTGGTAATAACATTGTTTTGTATGTCTACCATGTTATTGTACCTACTGATGAGTCTGATATGGAAAGGGAGTATAGTGATgatgagtttgtagagattaggAAATCCAGTAGAGAAGAAAAAAAGAAGATGGATGAACATGAGAGGGAAGCGAATTTGAATGAAATGTATGAGAGTAATGAAGACAGTGAATCAGACAGGGGTTTTTATCCTAGT from Apium graveolens cultivar Ventura chromosome 5, ASM990537v1, whole genome shotgun sequence includes the following:
- the LOC141724490 gene encoding peroxidase P7-like; translated protein: MASLSSQLSVMALVFLVLFMENSSAQLSSNFYSKSCPNLLQTVQSAVKSAIAKETRMGASLLRLFFHDCFVNGCDGSILLDDTSSSKGEKTAAPNFKSARGYEVVDKIKKAVEKVCPGVVSCADVLAITARDSVTILGGPNWTVKLGRRDAKTASQGAANNSIPAPTSSLSSLTSRYNALGLSAKDMVALSGAHTIGLARCTSFRARIYNETNIDSSFAQTRQKKCPTSSGDNKLAPLDLQSPTAFDNSYFKNLVNNKGLLHSDQVLFNGGSTDSIVKKYSSSQSSFASDFAAAMIRMGDISPLTGSNGEIRKNCRKKN